The genomic stretch tggctccaATGAACACAATTTCCTCTGCTGCTCCCTTTCCTCAAACACACGGCCATCACTAGCTTCCATAATCTCCCCTCCTTTCCAGCTCTGCATTTGTTGCTTTGTGTCTTCTGTGGCCTCTTCTTTCTTGCCATTTCCCCCCTTTACATTCCCAGTCAGGTCTATGGGGACACACACCAGCCACACCAGCTCTCACATCCCTCTGATACcatcccacttttttttttttctttttccatgcaGGAGGTCAGCTGCCTTCACTGGAGGCAACTTACAAAAattatctttcttgttgaaagtattacagatgtcccctctttttttcccattgactcccAGCACCCCACACCCATcccttccaggccttcatcacactattgtctgtgtccatgggctatgtacatatgcatacaaatcccccagttaatctctccccacccttctactccctctgagatttgtcagtctgttccatgcttctatgtttctggatctattttgctcatcagtttattttgttcattagacccacatatgagtgagatcatgtgatactgatctttctctgactggcttattttgcttagcataacactctccaggtccttccatgctgactaaaagggtaagagatccttctgttttacagctgcatagtattttacagtataaatgtatcacagcttttttatccattcatctactgatgcacttgggctgtttccagatcttagctattgtaaattgtgctgcaatgaacataggggtacatatggtgcatatattctttctgattggtgtttcaggttttcttaggatatattcctagaagtgggatcattgggtcaagtggcagttccatttttaattttttgaggaaaatccatattgttttccatagtggctgcactagtctgcattcccaccagcagtgtacaagggtccccttttctccacatccttgccagcacttgttgtttgttgatttgttgatgttagTCATTATAACTTGCAGAGAACTTTTTCATAAAGCAGCCATATGCTCTGCAGGACACAGTACCATAACTAGGCCAGATGATTGGATCCTTTTGGTAGGTGACTCTGATAACAGACCACCTTCCTCCAGCACTTGGAGGATGGTAATTGGTAATTTTCCCCAGAAAGGAAAATTATTGGGCATCATGTGGGTAACTGGAGTGGAAGAAATAATGTTATTGAGCATGAGCTATAACTTAGCTATGGagctagatattttaaaatatttttttattaggaGGAATTAAAATAGGTCTTCAGCTCTTCAACCTATCTGTTTATGTCAAACCATAAGTTCATAGGACTCGGTcaaattcccttttctccccctaTATCTCCAGTTTGTAATATGGTACCTGAAAAACAGTTACTGCTTCCTAAATGACAGAGTTCACGAATGAATGAACGCACACTAAGAATTAAATGATAGAATTTCCACCTGaagaaaaagctttaaaatatcaTGCACAATGCCTCCCAGCAACAATGCCTTACTTTCAAATTTTAGTCATTTATAAACTTAGTTCCTTCAGTTGTGAGCATGAGCAGTGCCTCACCTCAGGCACACAGGCCCTGTTCATGCTACCTCTTAAAGTCCCCTTGACTCACTTCACAAGCGAGCAGATTGTATATGTTGAAACCAGAGAGAGTTCAAATCTCATTTCTGACAATTATACCAAATTTGCCTGAACAAACATCTCCCAGCTTTTTTCAGTATTCCCTATGCACAGCCACCTGGAGTTGAACACTGTTTAATGAAGATGCTATATACTTTGATTTGAATAcccatgttttcttttgttgtttttctttctcttctttatgatAAAGTACCCACCACAAAGGTAAGTTCAAGTTCTTCACGTTCAAGAAACACTTGTTACAGCCTTTCCAGATACATAGAACAATTCCCTTTTGTCTTTTTATAATCCTCTGTTTGTAGGAGAAATACATtcaacaaaatgttttctttgattagcTGGGAATATGTATACCTTTTAATCATTCATTAAGGCAGAGACTATATTCTATTACCTTTTATGTttcttttgatttgcatgttCAAAGAAGAAGGAATGTGTCAAAAGTTCTTGGTGCCTTCAGAAAGAATATTGCAAGGAGTAGTATGTTTTCCTGTGTCTGTGAATAAGAAGTGATGTCTGTGGTGGTCTCCCCACATATGACTACCTTAAACCACACTGGTGTTAGCCACACAGTCTTCCGCTTGCTGGGTATCCCTGGCCTAGAGAACCAGCACATGTGGATTTCCATCCCCTTCTTCATTTCCTATATCATTGCCCTGTTTGGGAATAGTCTGCTCATCATTGTTATCCTCACAAAGAGCAGCCTCCATGAACCCATGTACCTCTTCCTCTGCATGCTGGCCACAGCAGACATTGTCCTCTCCACGTGCACAGTACCTCAGGCCTTGGCCATCTTCTGGTTCCATGCTGGGGAGATCTCCTTGGATCGCTGCATCGCTCAGTTCTTCATCATCCACTGCACTTTCATCTCTGAGTCAGGGATCCTGCTGGTGATGGCATTTGACCGCTACATTGCCATATGCTACCCGCTGAGATACACAGCTATTCTTACATATACACTGATTGGGAAAATTGGTGTTACCATCTTTTTGAGAAGTTATTGTACAATTTTCCCCataatatttcttttgaaaaggtTGACTTTCTGCCAAAATAATATTATCCCGCATACCTTTTGTGAACACATCGGCTTGGCCAAATATGCTTGTAATGATATCCGAGTGAACATCTGGTATGGACTTTTTGTAATAATAATGACAGTGGTTTTAGATGTGCTGTTAATTTTTGTTTCCTATGTGCTGATTCTCCATGCTGTCTTCCACATGTCTTCCCAAGATGCTCGTCAGAAAGCTCTCAATACATGTGGTTCCCATGTCTGCATCATCATCCTCTTTTATGGGCCTGCCATCTTCACTACTCTTACTCAGCGGTTTGGACGCCACATTCCTCCTCATATCCACATTTTGTTTGCTAATGTCTGCATTGTGGTTCCACCTATGCTGAATCCCATCATATATGGGATCAAGACCAAGCAAATCCGAGAGCAGGCTATTCACATGTTTTTCCCAAATCAGGAATAACTTTGGAAGAGGACCAGAATTTTTAGCATCTATAGCTAGCTATTTATGGTGTGATCTATGGAAGTGGTGGGTGGAAATATTAGTGGTAAACTGAAACACTAGGAAATAGCTCGAAGATTGTGTTTCTGAAGCAAGTTCACCAAGAATGTTATAGGATGTGAGTATTCAACTgtcaacgagagagagagagagagagagagagagagagagagagagagagagagagagagagaaaatggccaTGGTTTGCTTTCTACAACTTTCTTAGTCCTCTTAGTTGCTTTTtcttactaatttaaaaataacaattcttATTTTAAGGACAaagcacttaaaattattttttttaaaaaaattcttacccaaggatatttttcctgttgatttttagagagagtggaaggtagggaaaaaggggggaaaagaaggtgggggagagattaagagggggggggaagggagagaggtgagTGAAGTAGCATGAGAGAACTTTGTGGTaatagtgaaacaggaattttaggggtaagcTAGAACAGGTTTaggatattttagaaattttggaaattaaggggaccatggaggaaagcacagggctgttttagagcagcagaaggtatattttcaTAGAATGAGGAAGCTGGAAATctgcaacaggtatatttccatagaatgaggaagCTGGGAACAGTCTATATTTACAAATTAAAGAGAAGGAatcccttcattcagaaggaggagaagaaatcCCAAAAGGGGGggaacaataaggaaggagggggagaaattCATATTtgccatgtgaggttcaacctttgagcccaggagttactatagtaaccagtctaagggaatagtgaccaatcagaggggacaCGGGGTACCGGGATCTGCAGCCTTTCTAAGCCATTGGGAagaggaactcagtgggaccctttccccctccctacttgggagttcattctgtgggactcttccctctccccatgtgggagtctgtacttgttcttcaataaatctccactttTGCTATACTACTTTCAGTccttggattcattcttcgattcctgtggacaaagaatccaggttctagtccaaaaattcggtatcaatGGAACACTTCTCTAAATTGATTGCAGTGGTGCTTACATAAATCTACACATCCtatcctaataatagacaaatatgcaaattgaccatacctctgacacacccacaagccacgcccaccatccaatcagagcgagcatgcaaattaacccaagccaagatggctacagagagcaaggtttcctaggtaacagaggaagccaagctttccgcctgcccttgccaggcctaagcctccactcaagctacaaagtttcaattatagaaggtaaacaaattcaaacagaaatggcagcagaatggagcttgagagagcaggccagg from Eptesicus fuscus isolate TK198812 unplaced genomic scaffold, DD_ASM_mEF_20220401 scaffold_70, whole genome shotgun sequence encodes the following:
- the LOC103304538 gene encoding olfactory receptor 52B4-like; this encodes MTTLNHTGVSHTVFRLLGIPGLENQHMWISIPFFISYIIALFGNSLLIIVILTKSSLHEPMYLFLCMLATADIVLSTCTVPQALAIFWFHAGEISLDRCIAQFFIIHCTFISESGILLVMAFDRYIAICYPLRYTAILTYTLIGKIGVTIFLRSYCTIFPIIFLLKRLTFCQNNIIPHTFCEHIGLAKYACNDIRVNIWYGLFVIIMTVVLDVLLIFVSYVLILHAVFHMSSQDARQKALNTCGSHVCIIILFYGPAIFTTLTQRFGRHIPPHIHILFANVCIVVPPMLNPIIYGIKTKQIREQAIHMFFPNQE